One segment of Novipirellula aureliae DNA contains the following:
- a CDS encoding acetate/propionate family kinase: MLVLVANLGSTSFKYRLYDMADERCLARGAVDRIGEQKSKCTATIGDWSDERTMAIPDHGVAVEACLAQLTDPEHGAIKEASEVAAIGFKAVHGGRLSGVFRIDDDVLDAMAEMNAAAPAHNPPYIAAMKAMRARFDLPLVAAFETNFHQTIPTARKEYAIPRKLADELHIRKWGFHGASHRFIATRSAELLGRSDARVISCHLGGSSSLTAIKDGQSVMTTMGMTPQTGLPQNNRVGDFDPFALPLIIEQTGMTLDETLAYLASQGGLLGLSGRSGDIRDLREAAAQGDENCKMALDVFVEEIRRHLGGMMVALGGVDAIVFTAGIGENDDEIRSAVCANLEEFGIVVDTEANANLRGEACFHATNSGTQLWVIPTNEEIVVARQTVAVLQQN; the protein is encoded by the coding sequence GTGCTTGTTCTCGTAGCAAATTTGGGTTCCACTTCGTTCAAGTATCGTTTATACGATATGGCTGATGAACGCTGCCTCGCTCGCGGTGCGGTCGATCGAATTGGGGAACAAAAAAGTAAATGTACGGCGACGATCGGCGATTGGTCCGACGAGCGAACGATGGCAATTCCCGATCATGGGGTCGCCGTCGAAGCATGCTTGGCCCAATTGACCGACCCCGAGCATGGGGCGATCAAAGAGGCTTCCGAGGTAGCAGCAATCGGCTTTAAAGCGGTACACGGCGGACGATTGTCAGGTGTGTTTCGAATTGACGACGATGTGCTTGATGCGATGGCGGAAATGAATGCAGCCGCGCCGGCGCATAACCCTCCTTACATCGCTGCGATGAAGGCGATGCGAGCTCGTTTTGATTTGCCACTCGTCGCTGCTTTTGAAACCAACTTTCACCAAACCATTCCAACCGCCCGGAAGGAATACGCAATACCGCGGAAGTTGGCGGATGAGTTACATATTCGCAAATGGGGATTCCATGGTGCCAGCCACCGTTTTATCGCCACGCGAAGCGCGGAACTGCTAGGACGAAGCGATGCGCGAGTGATTTCCTGTCATCTCGGCGGTAGCAGTTCTTTGACAGCCATCAAGGATGGTCAAAGTGTGATGACGACGATGGGGATGACGCCACAAACCGGATTGCCTCAAAACAACCGTGTTGGTGACTTCGATCCATTCGCTCTGCCACTGATTATTGAGCAAACCGGAATGACGCTCGATGAAACGTTGGCCTATTTGGCTAGCCAAGGTGGACTGCTCGGACTGAGCGGACGCAGTGGCGATATTCGCGATCTGCGTGAAGCAGCCGCGCAAGGCGACGAGAATTGCAAAATGGCACTCGATGTGTTTGTCGAAGAAATTCGAAGACATCTCGGCGGCATGATGGTCGCACTTGGTGGCGTCGATGCCATCGTCTTCACAGCAGGCATTGGCGAGAATGATGACGAGATCCGGTCCGCCGTCTGTGCGAACTTGGAGGAGTTTGGCATTGTCGTCGATACCGAAGCCAATGCAAACCTTCGTGGTGAAGCATGTTTCCATGCCACGAACAGTGGCACACAATTATGGGTGATCCCAACGAATGAAGAAATTGTCGTTGCTCGCCAAACCGTCGCTGTCCTCCAACAGAATTAG
- a CDS encoding EutN/CcmL family microcompartment protein, giving the protein MFIARVTGSVVSTQKVQTMTGHKLLIVEPYRLESEKRQSLETTGRTFVAVDTIGAGEGEFVLITQGSSARLTPETKTLPIDAVIIGIVDNVHIDKTSVYNRNN; this is encoded by the coding sequence ATGTTTATCGCTCGAGTTACCGGATCGGTCGTCAGCACTCAAAAGGTGCAAACGATGACTGGCCACAAGCTTCTCATTGTCGAGCCCTATCGGCTTGAGAGTGAAAAGCGTCAATCGCTTGAAACGACAGGACGAACATTTGTTGCGGTCGACACGATCGGGGCGGGAGAAGGCGAATTTGTGCTAATCACCCAAGGCAGTAGTGCTCGGCTCACTCCTGAGACCAAGACTTTACCAATCGACGCGGTCATTATTGGCATCGTCGACAATGTTCATATCGACAAAACCAGCGTCTACAACCGAAATAATTAA
- a CDS encoding aldehyde dehydrogenase family protein, with the protein MQFDESIIRSVVAQVLAEVGPPPTTAGVDPSCGCPLSNGAAPNGAALNGAALNGGGGNSDEGKYGIFYDADSAVAAARKAYEQLRERPIADRKKIISIIRRIAIADCEELGLMEMAETKIGRPLHKIEKLKTLGELSPGVEFLESLCFSGDHGLAVIERAPFGVIAAITPSTHSLPTLTGNSVSMIAGGNAVVCNPHPSGKKVAAEGVRRYNKAILEEVGIDNLMCVIAEPTLESAGKLFSNRDVALICVTGGPAVGRAALNSGKRAVVAGPGNPPVVVDETADLDNAARCIIQGAAYDNNLLCIAEKEVFVVESVFDDMMKAMKRAGAVQLNSEQIAALTSKAITQAGDDNHDVAAKEFIGKDAKVIAAAAGVSVPDDCELIFGETNFEHPFVGVEQMMPFVPFVRAKCVDTAIAMAKEAEHGFRHTAIIHSRNVRNMTKMGRELDTTLYVKNGPCMAGLGLGGEGYVSFSIAGPTGEGVTSPTTFTRERRCTMVDELRVV; encoded by the coding sequence ATGCAATTCGATGAATCTATAATCCGCAGCGTCGTCGCTCAAGTCTTAGCAGAAGTGGGCCCACCGCCGACGACTGCCGGGGTCGACCCAAGTTGTGGTTGCCCTCTTTCCAACGGAGCCGCCCCGAATGGAGCCGCCCTGAACGGAGCCGCCCTGAATGGTGGTGGTGGCAATAGCGACGAGGGCAAATACGGGATCTTCTACGATGCCGATTCCGCCGTCGCCGCGGCACGCAAAGCGTACGAGCAATTACGCGAGCGTCCAATTGCGGATCGAAAGAAGATTATTTCGATTATTCGCCGCATCGCGATCGCGGACTGCGAAGAGCTTGGCTTGATGGAGATGGCGGAAACCAAGATTGGTCGCCCCCTCCACAAGATCGAGAAGCTAAAAACGCTTGGCGAACTTTCTCCTGGTGTCGAGTTTTTAGAGTCACTTTGTTTCAGTGGCGATCACGGACTAGCGGTTATCGAACGTGCTCCGTTCGGCGTCATTGCTGCGATTACCCCCTCGACACATAGTTTGCCAACCTTGACCGGTAACTCGGTTAGCATGATCGCGGGCGGCAACGCTGTTGTTTGTAATCCACACCCTTCGGGAAAGAAGGTCGCTGCGGAGGGGGTTCGACGCTACAACAAGGCGATTCTTGAAGAGGTCGGTATCGATAACCTGATGTGCGTGATTGCGGAACCGACACTCGAAAGTGCGGGCAAACTCTTCTCCAACCGAGACGTCGCGCTGATCTGCGTGACAGGCGGCCCGGCAGTTGGTCGAGCGGCACTCAATAGTGGCAAACGCGCCGTCGTCGCGGGCCCCGGCAACCCACCGGTGGTCGTTGATGAGACCGCTGATTTGGATAACGCCGCTCGTTGTATCATTCAAGGTGCTGCCTACGACAACAACCTGCTTTGCATCGCCGAGAAAGAGGTGTTTGTGGTCGAAAGTGTTTTCGATGACATGATGAAAGCGATGAAACGAGCCGGGGCGGTCCAGCTCAACAGCGAACAAATCGCGGCATTAACCAGCAAAGCAATCACCCAAGCGGGTGATGACAATCATGATGTCGCTGCGAAAGAATTTATCGGAAAAGATGCCAAGGTGATTGCCGCTGCGGCAGGCGTGAGCGTTCCCGACGACTGCGAGTTAATCTTTGGTGAAACCAACTTCGAGCACCCGTTCGTTGGCGTCGAACAAATGATGCCTTTCGTTCCATTCGTTCGAGCGAAGTGTGTCGATACAGCGATCGCGATGGCCAAGGAAGCCGAGCACGGTTTCCGACACACCGCAATTATCCATTCTCGCAACGTTCGCAATATGACCAAGATGGGTCGAGAATTGGACACGACTTTGTATGTCAAGAATGGCCCCTGCATGGCGGGGCTTGGGCTTGGCGGGGAGGGATATGTCTCCTTTTCCATCGCGGGGCCGACAGGTGAAGGAGTCACGTCGCCAACCACCTTTACTCGTGAACGTCGCTGCACCATGGTCGACGAATTGCGAGTGGTTTAG
- a CDS encoding EutN/CcmL family microcompartment protein, whose amino-acid sequence MQPAIVLGSARATIKHQSLEGRRLVVLQPTGVDDAPDGPPLLAIDGVGCRKGDRVIATSDGSFARELTKHENTPARWSVVGIIDN is encoded by the coding sequence ATGCAACCAGCAATCGTTCTCGGGTCGGCTCGCGCCACAATCAAACACCAAAGCTTAGAAGGGCGTCGGCTTGTGGTGCTGCAACCGACCGGAGTCGATGACGCCCCGGATGGTCCTCCGCTACTCGCGATTGATGGCGTTGGATGCCGAAAAGGGGACCGCGTGATCGCAACGAGCGATGGCTCGTTCGCCCGAGAATTAACGAAACACGAAAACACACCGGCTCGCTGGAGCGTTGTCGGAATTATTGATAACTGA
- a CDS encoding EutN/CcmL family microcompartment protein: protein MKIARTIGTVTLARFHPSLGAANLRYVEVVDSIDRIDVEPLGGDCIVAWDLCGCAAGDLVALAEGPEAAQPFKPDVKAIDASIVALLDNVNLQ, encoded by the coding sequence ATGAAGATTGCTCGTACGATCGGCACCGTTACGCTTGCTCGCTTCCATCCTTCCCTGGGTGCAGCGAACTTGCGATATGTGGAGGTCGTTGATTCGATCGATCGAATCGACGTAGAACCACTCGGCGGGGATTGTATTGTCGCATGGGATCTCTGCGGATGTGCGGCAGGTGATCTCGTCGCCTTGGCGGAGGGCCCCGAAGCGGCTCAGCCGTTTAAGCCCGATGTGAAAGCGATCGATGCCTCGATCGTGGCACTGCTCGACAACGTGAACTTACAATAA
- a CDS encoding class II aldolase/adducin family protein — protein MQNLHKIKQDMCDIGRRIYNRQFAAANDGNITVRVSENELLCTPTLHCKGYLKPEDISLVDMTGKQLAGSKPRSSEALLHIEIYKQRADVKSVVHCHPPHATAFAIAREPIPQCVLPEVEVFLGDVPITKYETPGGQAFADTILPFVDKTNVMILANHGTVSYGESVEKAYWWTEILDAYCRMLMLAKQLGNVSYLGNEKAQELLDLKDKWGYKDPRNTPEYKNCDICANDIFRNSWADSDVDRRAFPAPAPAAPAPAASSSNGSASGSVNEEQLVKLITDEVLRQMQK, from the coding sequence ATGCAAAACCTACACAAGATCAAGCAAGACATGTGCGACATTGGTCGTCGTATCTACAACCGTCAATTCGCCGCGGCCAACGATGGGAACATTACGGTTCGCGTTAGCGAAAATGAATTGCTTTGTACGCCGACGCTACACTGCAAAGGTTACTTGAAGCCTGAAGACATCTCGCTTGTCGATATGACGGGCAAACAACTCGCGGGCAGCAAGCCACGAAGTAGCGAAGCGCTGCTCCATATCGAAATCTACAAGCAGCGTGCCGACGTGAAGAGCGTCGTGCATTGCCACCCGCCACATGCGACCGCCTTCGCGATTGCTCGCGAGCCCATTCCTCAGTGCGTTTTGCCTGAGGTCGAAGTTTTCCTTGGTGACGTTCCGATCACGAAATACGAAACACCTGGCGGGCAAGCGTTTGCGGATACCATTTTGCCATTCGTTGATAAGACGAACGTTATGATCTTGGCCAATCACGGAACGGTTAGCTATGGCGAATCGGTTGAAAAAGCTTATTGGTGGACCGAGATTCTCGATGCTTATTGCCGCATGTTGATGTTGGCGAAGCAGCTAGGCAACGTTTCCTACTTGGGCAATGAGAAGGCACAAGAGCTCTTGGATCTCAAGGACAAGTGGGGATACAAGGATCCACGCAATACGCCCGAGTACAAGAATTGCGACATTTGTGCGAACGATATTTTCCGAAACTCATGGGCTGATTCGGATGTCGATCGTCGCGCGTTCCCCGCCCCCGCACCAGCGGCTCCAGCACCCGCTGCAAGCAGTTCCAACGGTTCGGCAAGCGGTAGCGTCAACGAAGAGCAGTTGGTGAAGTTGATCACCGACGAAGTGCTTCGGCAAATGCAGAAATAG
- a CDS encoding lactate/malate dehydrogenase family protein, with protein sequence MKVSIIGGGGLVGSCAAYALQCGGLVREIALLDVNQELAVGQALDLQHGGPSIADQTIQGGSYEHIPDSDIICITAGLRRKPDESRLDLINRNTDLFVQILRDVKAAGIKSTAIVLVVSNPVDILTYVAAQTLGLPINQVIGLGTQLDTIRFCSLIAEELNAPPTQTKALILGEHGESMVPIWSSATIGGLPLDKFSGWDHGVASKVFTRTRGSGAEVIKRKGGAGFAVGIAIRDCIDAIALDRRCILPVSSVQDGCYGIRDVALSVPTVVGRTGVMRRIELDLWPKEIQGIRASGTALRSTLSAVMPRVGSL encoded by the coding sequence ATGAAAGTTTCTATTATCGGTGGTGGCGGACTCGTTGGTTCGTGTGCTGCTTACGCGCTACAATGTGGCGGGCTCGTTCGAGAAATTGCTTTGCTAGACGTCAACCAAGAGCTGGCGGTTGGGCAAGCGTTGGATTTGCAACACGGCGGACCGAGCATCGCGGACCAAACGATCCAAGGCGGCAGCTACGAGCACATTCCCGACAGCGACATTATCTGTATCACCGCAGGTCTTCGCCGCAAGCCGGACGAATCGCGTTTGGACCTGATTAACCGTAACACCGACCTGTTTGTGCAAATTCTTCGCGACGTGAAGGCCGCAGGCATCAAGTCGACCGCCATCGTGTTGGTCGTTAGCAATCCAGTCGACATTTTAACATACGTCGCGGCACAGACACTCGGTTTGCCAATCAATCAGGTGATTGGGCTAGGAACCCAGCTTGATACGATTCGTTTTTGCTCTTTGATCGCGGAAGAATTGAACGCTCCTCCGACGCAAACCAAGGCTCTGATCTTGGGCGAGCACGGTGAATCGATGGTGCCTATCTGGAGCAGTGCAACGATCGGTGGACTGCCGCTCGATAAGTTCTCTGGCTGGGATCATGGTGTCGCTTCCAAGGTGTTCACTCGTACTCGCGGAAGCGGGGCCGAAGTGATCAAACGGAAAGGTGGGGCTGGATTTGCAGTCGGTATTGCAATTCGAGATTGCATTGACGCAATTGCGCTCGATCGAAGATGTATTCTGCCGGTGAGCTCTGTACAAGACGGATGTTACGGCATCCGCGATGTCGCGTTGTCGGTTCCTACGGTCGTTGGACGTACTGGCGTGATGCGACGAATCGAACTCGATTTATGGCCAAAAGAAATTCAAGGCATTCGGGCCAGCGGTACGGCGTTAAGAAGTACGCTCAGCGCAGTGATGCCTCGGGTGGGAAGCCTTTAA
- a CDS encoding serine/threonine protein kinase: MSDQANQQTEFQTQGAQSTSKKLSLESTTPPAKVPGYRLQRFLGAGAFGQVWVGQNLNTGRGVAVKFYLHRGGVNWSLLSREVKNLVQLSADRHVVQVLEVGWDATPPYYVMELIQGGSLEDRLQRVGRLSVTESVAMFREILIGLNHCHGKGVLHCDLKPANILLGEENEPRLADFGQSRMSHDQTPALGTLFYMAPEQADLTSTPDARWDVYAAGAILFRLLTGEPPYRNASLLEQIDTADSLPVRLQHYRTAIQSSEIPTAHSKIKGVDRSLGRIVNRCLEVDPADRYENVQQILQDLDARDRTLAKRPLMLLGIVGPLLVLLATCLFAVRSIEHATESTQSALRTEASSSNQLAAKFAARTLESELERYFDAAQREARSKSFRMLLQQTIEDPSIVPLREIIASADASAAEKESAREQLLDSPVRLELRQQLIERLLHFSATDAAGRRPRFATMFVTDSTGTMIAIAYDKPVERDQNSAGRNFAFRTYFHGGSDDLDESIQIDSIRPLRRTHLSSAFQSTATGLWKVAVSTPIYFTEQRDEPDAVLVATINLGDFQLLQSEEGANQVAVLVEARTGARRGTVLQHPLMDTRREAGETLADEKFQIDGDLVNEILRGGDVNYNDPVATSPDGALYDGEWIVAMQPVELPRNVYDSQSEPSEEPFTADQSIETDLLVMVQYRLAKVMAPVGKMRRDLFSEGALAVLSLLAVTISLWFVVRRISESDLSMHSSEHDAIPESTGNTETIAVK; the protein is encoded by the coding sequence GTGAGCGACCAAGCCAATCAACAAACAGAATTCCAAACGCAAGGTGCTCAATCGACGAGTAAGAAGCTCTCTCTCGAATCGACGACGCCTCCTGCGAAGGTTCCTGGATATCGTCTACAGCGGTTTCTTGGCGCTGGGGCGTTTGGGCAAGTCTGGGTTGGCCAAAATCTAAATACGGGTCGGGGCGTTGCCGTTAAATTTTATTTGCATCGCGGCGGAGTCAACTGGTCGCTATTGAGCCGCGAAGTCAAGAATCTTGTTCAATTGTCCGCTGATCGGCATGTCGTGCAAGTGCTTGAAGTTGGTTGGGATGCCACACCGCCCTATTATGTCATGGAATTGATTCAAGGCGGGTCACTCGAAGACCGTTTGCAACGGGTAGGGCGTCTAAGCGTCACCGAATCCGTTGCAATGTTTCGCGAGATTTTGATCGGATTGAATCATTGTCATGGGAAAGGGGTTTTGCATTGCGATTTAAAACCTGCCAACATCTTGCTCGGCGAAGAGAACGAGCCTCGATTGGCTGATTTCGGTCAAAGCCGAATGTCGCATGACCAAACACCAGCTCTCGGAACTCTGTTTTACATGGCACCCGAGCAAGCCGATTTGACATCGACCCCCGATGCCCGCTGGGACGTCTACGCGGCCGGTGCAATATTGTTTCGCTTGCTTACCGGTGAGCCACCCTATCGCAATGCCTCTCTGCTAGAACAAATCGACACCGCCGATTCGCTGCCCGTGCGGTTACAGCATTATCGGACGGCCATCCAATCGAGCGAGATTCCGACCGCTCATTCAAAAATCAAAGGTGTCGATCGATCTTTAGGTCGTATCGTCAACCGATGTTTAGAAGTCGACCCGGCGGACCGCTACGAGAACGTCCAGCAAATCCTACAAGACTTGGACGCACGGGATCGAACGCTTGCCAAGCGTCCACTCATGCTACTTGGCATCGTCGGTCCACTACTTGTCCTTCTGGCAACCTGTTTATTCGCCGTGCGAAGTATTGAACATGCAACCGAGAGCACTCAATCGGCACTGCGTACCGAAGCATCGAGCAGCAATCAGCTGGCGGCGAAATTTGCGGCACGGACACTCGAAAGTGAACTGGAGCGATACTTCGATGCTGCTCAACGTGAGGCTCGTTCGAAAAGTTTCCGAATGCTCCTGCAACAAACGATCGAAGATCCGAGCATTGTTCCGCTGAGGGAAATCATTGCCTCGGCCGATGCCAGTGCCGCGGAGAAGGAATCCGCCAGAGAGCAATTGCTTGATTCCCCCGTTCGCTTGGAACTACGTCAACAGTTGATTGAGCGGCTCCTTCACTTTAGCGCCACCGATGCGGCGGGCCGACGTCCGCGTTTCGCCACGATGTTTGTTACCGACAGCACCGGCACGATGATCGCCATCGCGTATGACAAACCAGTGGAACGAGATCAAAACAGTGCTGGACGTAACTTTGCATTCCGAACCTACTTTCATGGCGGCAGCGATGATCTTGATGAATCGATTCAAATCGACTCGATTCGCCCCCTTCGTCGCACGCATCTATCGTCAGCTTTCCAAAGTACGGCGACAGGGTTGTGGAAGGTCGCCGTCAGCACTCCGATCTACTTTACCGAACAACGCGATGAACCGGACGCGGTCTTGGTGGCTACCATCAACCTTGGCGATTTCCAGCTTTTACAAAGTGAAGAGGGAGCGAACCAAGTTGCCGTGTTGGTCGAAGCGAGAACGGGCGCTCGGCGCGGGACGGTCCTACAACATCCCTTAATGGATACACGACGAGAAGCGGGTGAGACGCTGGCGGATGAGAAATTCCAAATTGATGGCGACTTGGTCAACGAGATCCTGCGCGGAGGGGATGTCAATTACAATGATCCGGTGGCAACATCCCCCGACGGAGCTCTGTACGATGGAGAATGGATCGTCGCGATGCAACCGGTTGAATTACCGCGAAACGTTTATGACAGCCAAAGTGAACCGAGCGAAGAACCATTTACAGCCGATCAAAGTATCGAGACCGATTTGTTGGTCATGGTTCAATACCGCTTGGCAAAGGTGATGGCCCCGGTGGGAAAAATGCGGCGTGACCTGTTTTCTGAAGGAGCCCTAGCCGTGCTGTCATTGTTGGCCGTCACCATAAGCCTTTGGTTCGTTGTCCGTCGAATCAGCGAATCGGACCTTTCGATGCACTCATCGGAACACGACGCGATTCCGGAAAGCACCGGAAATACCGAAACCATCGCCGTCAAGTAA
- a CDS encoding fatty acid CoA ligase family protein, which translates to MSKHSCDHEEPQSQEGIPKDLNIAARLKVIRNLTPTALAIAEPDGPVRGDSLRHYRLTTFEQLDRRSDEIAKGLLRWGVKPGMRLAMLVPFGAPFIEIVFSLLKAGVVAVLIDPGIGRKHLVNCLRESKVDGFVGIPKAQLIRSLMRKRFASAKFNVTVAERNVASRVMSSGRILWGGKSLDQIAELGRSTDEDVLPKVGLDTPASIIFTTGSTGPPKGVLYTHGTFHAQVDRIRLRYDIHRGSRDLACFPLFGLFDAVMGVTTIIPDMDPTRPAEVNPQRLIEAANQWDVDQAFGSPALWNTVVRWCEQQGVERPFPTLRRVLSAGAPVPAATLEKLRTLVAPDAMIVTPYGATEALPIASIESREVIAETGPAAAKGKGVCVGSRFEGVEWRVVKIDDGPVAEIGETSELPIGKIGELMVAGPMVTTEYVVRSDQNAMHKVRDGDRVWHRMGDVGYLDSKDRFWFCGRKAHRVVSGERTLFTVPCEAVFNAHSKVYRSALVGKGDLPDQTPVVLVETYPQYQPKSEKESRVLMEELIDLGKRNPLTRRIETIIIRDKPLPVDIRHNSKIFRERLGEELNK; encoded by the coding sequence ATGAGTAAGCATTCATGCGATCACGAAGAACCGCAGTCCCAAGAAGGTATCCCCAAGGATCTAAACATTGCGGCTCGCTTGAAGGTCATACGAAATTTGACGCCGACCGCCCTGGCGATTGCTGAACCTGATGGGCCGGTTCGTGGTGATTCTCTTCGGCATTACCGATTGACGACGTTTGAGCAACTTGACCGGCGTAGCGACGAAATCGCCAAAGGGCTGCTCCGCTGGGGGGTGAAGCCAGGGATGCGGCTGGCGATGCTCGTCCCGTTCGGTGCCCCGTTCATTGAGATTGTTTTCTCCTTATTGAAAGCGGGAGTCGTTGCGGTTCTGATCGATCCAGGCATTGGGCGAAAACATTTGGTGAACTGTTTACGCGAATCGAAGGTCGACGGATTCGTGGGGATTCCCAAAGCTCAGCTCATTCGCAGCCTTATGCGAAAACGTTTCGCCAGTGCGAAGTTTAATGTCACGGTTGCCGAGCGCAACGTTGCTTCGCGGGTGATGTCCTCAGGACGCATTCTCTGGGGCGGGAAATCGCTTGACCAGATTGCCGAATTGGGGCGCAGTACCGACGAGGATGTCTTGCCGAAAGTCGGGCTTGATACTCCAGCTTCGATCATTTTTACCACGGGTAGTACGGGGCCACCGAAGGGCGTGTTGTACACGCATGGAACGTTTCATGCCCAAGTGGACCGCATCCGCCTCCGCTACGACATTCACCGCGGTTCGCGCGACTTGGCTTGTTTCCCTCTGTTTGGCTTATTCGATGCGGTGATGGGGGTCACGACGATTATTCCCGATATGGATCCGACCCGGCCTGCTGAGGTGAACCCCCAGCGTTTGATCGAAGCAGCCAATCAATGGGACGTCGATCAGGCTTTCGGGTCGCCTGCGCTTTGGAATACGGTCGTTCGTTGGTGTGAACAGCAGGGAGTCGAGCGCCCCTTTCCAACGCTGCGGCGAGTCCTGTCCGCTGGTGCACCGGTTCCGGCAGCAACGCTTGAAAAACTGCGTACGCTCGTCGCGCCCGACGCAATGATTGTGACCCCTTATGGAGCAACCGAGGCGCTTCCCATCGCATCGATCGAATCGCGAGAAGTGATTGCAGAAACCGGGCCGGCGGCAGCCAAGGGAAAAGGGGTTTGTGTTGGTTCTCGGTTCGAGGGGGTAGAGTGGCGAGTGGTGAAGATCGATGATGGCCCCGTTGCTGAGATCGGAGAAACCAGCGAACTGCCCATTGGGAAAATCGGCGAGCTCATGGTGGCCGGTCCGATGGTGACGACCGAATATGTCGTCCGCTCCGATCAGAACGCAATGCACAAGGTTCGTGATGGCGACCGTGTTTGGCATCGCATGGGAGATGTCGGCTATTTGGATTCAAAAGATCGTTTCTGGTTTTGCGGTCGCAAAGCCCATCGCGTTGTATCAGGGGAACGGACGCTATTCACCGTTCCTTGCGAAGCGGTTTTTAACGCTCATTCTAAAGTCTACCGAAGCGCCCTCGTCGGGAAGGGGGATCTTCCCGACCAGACGCCGGTGGTGCTGGTCGAAACCTACCCACAGTATCAGCCCAAGAGCGAAAAAGAGTCGCGTGTGTTGATGGAGGAATTGATCGATTTAGGGAAACGCAACCCTCTGACACGTCGGATCGAGACGATCATTATTCGTGATAAACCGTTGCCGGTTGACATTCGCCATAACAGCAAGATTTTTCGAGAACGATTGGGCGAAGAACTCAACAAGTAG
- a CDS encoding ATP-grasp domain-containing protein: MSILMVDDRRRILVLGAGDGWHSNQLKAAVAMDRRYELTFCQYESLFASVGRSARMSLGCNSYSPSALPLDSFDAVLARTMPAGSLEKITLRLSVLHALAAVSVPVINSPRGLELAIDKFSTLAYAERLGYDTPETLVVQSRAEAMTCFDHLGGDCVVKPIFGGEGRGVMRIRDRELAWTVFSSLDQMDAVFYIQAFVPPGGHDTRLLVIGDHVIAASRENKDDFRTNHAHGAKTRLVEPTREQTEMAKRLTTSMGLTIAAVDMIDSLDGSPKVLEVNAVPGWKGIQQVCETNIAAGIIQTISEQMNVAKNERKVSEP; encoded by the coding sequence ATGAGCATTCTCATGGTCGATGATCGACGACGCATTCTCGTTCTCGGAGCGGGTGACGGCTGGCATTCGAACCAATTGAAAGCGGCTGTAGCTATGGATCGTCGGTACGAACTGACCTTTTGCCAATACGAGTCGCTGTTTGCCAGCGTCGGACGATCGGCGCGCATGAGTTTAGGTTGCAATTCTTACTCACCGTCAGCATTGCCGCTTGATTCATTCGATGCTGTCTTGGCGAGAACGATGCCAGCTGGTTCACTCGAAAAGATAACACTACGGCTATCGGTTCTACACGCTTTGGCCGCTGTGTCGGTTCCTGTGATCAATTCACCTCGCGGTCTTGAATTGGCGATCGACAAGTTTAGTACACTCGCCTATGCGGAAAGGCTCGGTTACGATACTCCGGAAACGCTGGTCGTGCAGTCTCGTGCGGAAGCGATGACATGCTTTGACCATCTCGGTGGCGATTGTGTCGTGAAGCCAATCTTTGGTGGTGAGGGACGCGGCGTGATGCGTATCCGAGATCGCGAATTAGCGTGGACGGTTTTTTCGTCACTCGATCAAATGGACGCGGTATTTTACATTCAAGCTTTCGTCCCGCCGGGCGGCCATGACACGCGACTGCTTGTCATCGGCGATCATGTGATTGCCGCTAGCCGCGAAAACAAAGACGATTTTCGTACCAATCATGCTCACGGAGCAAAGACGCGGTTGGTCGAGCCCACACGCGAGCAAACGGAGATGGCGAAGCGATTAACCACCTCGATGGGGTTGACGATCGCCGCCGTCGACATGATTGATTCGCTGGATGGCTCGCCTAAGGTGTTGGAAGTCAACGCAGTGCCAGGTTGGAAGGGAATTCAGCAAGTATGTGAAACGAACATTGCTGCAGGGATCATTCAAACAATTTCTGAACAAATGAATGTCGCCAAGAACGAACGGAAGGTATCGGAGCCATGA